A stretch of DNA from Nitrospira sp. KM1:
TGACGAAGATCTGCGCAACGTACTTCCTTCCATTCACGTGTTTGACGATGGTGCCGGAAAATTGCAGGGCGTCGGCCGCCGGCTCATTTGCGGAAACCGCGCCCGATGCCCATCCACACCAGAGAATGAAGCAGAGACAGGATATCCACCAACCGCCGCTCCACTGGAAACGAGAATGGAGATTCAGACTAGTCATGAGTTCATGATCAGATAAGGCCGTTTCGGGGAGAGAGGAAGGCACCCGATGGTCATCGTCCAGCTATCGCTGGCGTTCGACGAAAGGATCAATCTCGACGGAATACCCCAGCGTATCCGGTCCAAAACGGGGATTTTCCACGACCCGATAAGCCGACCTGTGGCCTTTGGGCGCCGGGAGACTGATTCGCTCGGTAAGCTTTCCGTTATCTTTGACCGTCACTATTTTCGTGACGCCCGGGCCGGTCTGCGGATGCCAGACGACTAGTTGATACGTGCCGGCAGGAATCCGGTCTATCATGAAATGCCCGTTTCCATCGGTCAACGCATAGTAAGGATTGTTGACCGCCATCGCCCAACTTTCCATGTAGGCATGGAAACCGCATTGCATGTAGAAAGTTCGCCGGCCCTTGTTCAAGTAGATCGGCCCGACAAGGGATTTCCCGGGAGCATGGTTGTGAATGGCATGGAGATCGCCTCGATTGTGCTGTTGGTTCATGACAAGTGGGGTGTTGAAGAGGACGCGCGCC
This window harbors:
- a CDS encoding carboxypeptidase-like regulatory domain-containing protein, producing MRLSILAVLLVGLCHGSWVNLVWSYDVIDVPAGGRLEGTVSLEGMVPEPKGFNLITFPDPAYCGRISNGQGWRLLHDFVVGPQAGLKDAIVLLEGVEAGKPFEVSVPLIEARDCMFQPFMTVVRNGHAVEVINMDPVMHDIQGYETSPEAGARVLFNTPLVMNQQHNRGDLHAIHNHAPGKSLVGPIYLNKGRRTFYMQCGFHAYMESWAMAVNNPYYALTDGNGHFMIDRIPAGTYQLVVWHPQTGPGVTKIVTVKDNGKLTERISLPAPKGHRSAYRVVENPRFGPDTLGYSVEIDPFVERQR